A portion of the Streptomyces erythrochromogenes genome contains these proteins:
- a CDS encoding antibiotic biosynthesis monooxygenase: MSFGFVAFHYPAPEHVEEFVAECHQVAEAMRRQPGFVSVGVWVTPDGDAVVTTGAFESEEAFRATADLAREMGATPDGLSDLEIRPREVHFLVSR, encoded by the coding sequence ATGTCATTCGGTTTCGTTGCCTTCCACTACCCGGCCCCCGAGCACGTTGAGGAGTTCGTCGCCGAGTGCCACCAGGTCGCCGAGGCGATGCGGCGGCAGCCCGGCTTCGTGTCCGTAGGGGTCTGGGTCACCCCGGACGGCGACGCCGTCGTCACCACCGGCGCGTTCGAATCCGAGGAGGCCTTCCGGGCGACGGCCGACCTCGCCCGCGAGATGGGCGCGACGCCCGACGGCTTGAGCGACCTGGAGATCAGGCCCCGTGAGGTCCACTTCCTTGTGTCGCGGTAG
- a CDS encoding TetR/AcrR family transcriptional regulator, translated as MGALRTPREQWIEEGLRALAAGGVDAVRIEALAKALGVTKGGFYGYFADRDALMAGMLDTWERESVDDVIDQIERECDNPRDKVRLAGQLTFSSDRLLPIDLAIRDWARRDRTIAARLRRVDNQRFQLARDAISTFCDDPDEVEARALLAFCTAVGSHFLAADHPGTTRAQVIARAADIILALPHGNPGG; from the coding sequence ATGGGCGCATTGCGCACACCGCGGGAGCAGTGGATCGAGGAGGGGCTGCGGGCGCTGGCCGCGGGCGGTGTGGACGCGGTGCGGATCGAGGCGCTCGCCAAGGCGCTGGGGGTGACCAAGGGCGGCTTCTACGGCTACTTCGCCGACCGCGACGCACTGATGGCCGGGATGCTGGACACCTGGGAGCGCGAGAGCGTCGACGACGTCATCGACCAGATCGAGCGGGAGTGCGACAACCCGCGGGACAAGGTCCGCCTGGCCGGACAGCTCACCTTCTCCAGCGACCGCCTGCTCCCCATCGACCTGGCCATCCGCGACTGGGCCCGCCGCGACCGCACCATCGCCGCCCGCCTGCGCCGCGTGGACAACCAGCGCTTTCAGCTGGCGCGCGACGCGATCAGCACCTTCTGCGACGACCCTGACGAGGTCGAGGCCCGCGCCCTGCTCGCGTTCTGCACGGCCGTCGGCAGCCACTTCCTCGCCGCCGACCACCCCGGCACCACCCGCGCCCAGGTCATCGCCCGCGCCGCAGACATCATCCTCGCCCTCCCCCACGGCAACCCCGGTGGATGA
- a CDS encoding endonuclease, translated as MTVEQLSQADKGFLEQMEDAGRRYASRTGERDGHREALEQHGILYADTRERVNSRLNRLGVDWAMATAIERTPATATTGTSLDLDRELVSTDLLMLERFMGRNDLIGIDYLEGGFLAARSIGRITVRSPGSSHHGTGFLVSPSLLMTNNHVLGSAEEAAAGVIEFNFQAGLDGQPLVPVVFQLDPQSFFITHRDLDFTVVAVSGRSRDGQPLAAFGRLPLKEAQGKAVIGELVNIIQHPNGEPKQLALRDNQIVDVLDDFVHYSADTARGSSGAPVFNDQWEVVALHHAGAPRKDRDGNVLAVDGTRWHPGMGEHRVDWKANEGVRVSRILGVIQQFPLSGAAAALRAELFAAGSSLHPVEVSPPTVLTDRMNGAAPKGVTMDGSRSGSGTGEQHAATGSVSWNIPLHISVSLDAGADADADALQPLAESPGAGPVHRATAPSYVGLPTGIGRIDGQSPAERDLAAAMVNLAAFQARPYYDEAADLMARDAYYAGLHVGNPTSLRLALTEHLESTHERRPAYKPMRLLYPWVDLHPDEKLHGIYSDKGFTPQELMEADAAVEAARIGRWQEFMLHESAPGREAVEAELDLLEASLPFNCEHVVPQSWFAKKEPMRGDLHHLFACESTCNSFRGNIPYFDFPDFDEAIRHACGRRDPGKFEPSAGKGPVARATLYFLLRYPGRIGDEARELQLTGLEMLLNWHREHPVGVYEQHRNAAIAEMQGNRNPLIDHPEWAEEIDFAGAWP; from the coding sequence ATGACAGTGGAGCAGTTGTCACAAGCCGACAAGGGTTTCCTGGAGCAGATGGAGGATGCCGGTCGGCGCTACGCAAGCCGTACCGGAGAACGCGACGGTCATCGGGAGGCCCTCGAGCAGCACGGCATCCTCTATGCCGACACCCGGGAACGGGTCAACAGCAGGCTGAACCGTCTCGGCGTCGACTGGGCGATGGCCACAGCGATCGAGCGGACACCGGCGACCGCCACGACCGGTACCAGCCTGGACCTGGACCGCGAGCTGGTCAGCACCGACCTGTTGATGCTTGAACGGTTCATGGGCCGCAACGATCTCATCGGAATCGACTACCTCGAAGGCGGCTTCCTCGCCGCCCGCTCGATCGGCCGGATAACCGTCCGGAGTCCCGGATCGTCCCACCACGGAACCGGCTTCCTGGTGTCCCCCTCGCTGCTGATGACGAACAACCACGTGCTGGGCTCCGCCGAGGAAGCGGCCGCCGGAGTGATCGAGTTCAACTTCCAGGCGGGCTTGGACGGCCAGCCGCTCGTTCCGGTCGTGTTCCAGCTCGATCCGCAGAGCTTCTTCATCACCCACCGTGACCTCGACTTCACCGTGGTGGCTGTCTCCGGCCGCTCCCGCGACGGTCAGCCGCTGGCGGCCTTCGGGAGACTGCCGCTCAAGGAAGCTCAGGGCAAGGCCGTGATCGGGGAACTCGTCAACATCATCCAGCACCCGAACGGCGAGCCCAAGCAACTTGCCCTCCGGGACAACCAGATCGTGGACGTGCTGGACGACTTCGTGCACTACTCGGCCGACACGGCGCGCGGCTCCTCGGGCGCTCCGGTGTTCAACGACCAGTGGGAGGTCGTGGCACTGCACCACGCAGGTGCTCCCCGCAAGGACCGCGACGGCAACGTACTGGCCGTCGACGGAACGCGCTGGCATCCGGGCATGGGAGAGCACCGGGTGGACTGGAAGGCCAACGAGGGCGTGCGGGTCAGCCGCATCCTCGGCGTGATCCAGCAGTTCCCGCTGTCCGGCGCCGCCGCAGCGCTCCGCGCGGAGCTGTTCGCGGCCGGCTCTTCCCTCCATCCCGTGGAAGTGTCGCCGCCGACGGTTCTGACGGACCGCATGAACGGCGCCGCGCCGAAGGGCGTAACGATGGACGGGAGCAGGAGCGGCAGCGGGACCGGTGAGCAGCACGCCGCGACAGGATCGGTCAGCTGGAACATCCCCCTGCACATCAGCGTCAGCCTCGACGCCGGCGCCGATGCCGATGCCGATGCCCTGCAGCCTCTGGCCGAATCGCCGGGTGCAGGACCGGTGCACCGTGCTACTGCCCCCTCGTACGTGGGACTGCCGACCGGGATCGGACGTATCGACGGCCAGTCGCCCGCCGAGCGGGACCTGGCAGCCGCCATGGTCAACCTCGCGGCCTTCCAGGCCCGCCCCTACTACGACGAGGCCGCGGACCTGATGGCACGCGACGCCTACTACGCGGGCCTTCACGTCGGCAATCCCACAAGCCTGCGCCTCGCGCTCACCGAGCACCTGGAATCCACGCACGAGCGCCGGCCGGCGTACAAGCCGATGCGCCTGCTCTACCCGTGGGTGGACCTGCACCCCGACGAGAAGCTCCACGGCATCTACTCGGACAAGGGCTTCACTCCACAGGAACTCATGGAGGCCGACGCGGCGGTGGAGGCCGCCCGCATCGGACGCTGGCAGGAGTTCATGCTCCACGAGAGCGCACCCGGCCGGGAGGCCGTCGAAGCCGAGCTCGACCTCCTGGAGGCGTCGCTGCCCTTCAACTGCGAACACGTCGTGCCCCAGTCCTGGTTCGCGAAGAAGGAGCCGATGCGTGGAGACCTGCACCATCTCTTCGCCTGCGAGTCGACGTGCAACAGCTTCCGCGGAAACATCCCCTACTTCGACTTCCCGGACTTCGACGAGGCCATTCGGCACGCCTGCGGGCGCCGGGATCCGGGAAAGTTCGAGCCCTCGGCGGGCAAGGGGCCGGTCGCCAGGGCGACGCTCTACTTCTTGCTCCGCTACCCCGGCAGGATCGGCGACGAAGCGCGCGAACTCCAGCTGACCGGCCTCGAGATGCTGCTGAACTGGCACAGAGAGCATCCGGTGGGCGTCTACGAGCAGCACCGCAACGCGGCGATAGCCGAGATGCAAGGCAACCGCAATCCGCTGATAGACCACCCGGAGTGGGCCGAGGAGATCGACTTCGCGGGTGCCTGGCCCTGA
- a CDS encoding ArsR/SmtB family transcription factor, producing MSNVKVLPLLEPDAVAACCPPLNERPMSAEEAEVAAKMFKALGDPVRLRLFSAVASHEGGEACVCDISDVGVSQPTVSHHLKKLKEAGLLSSERRGTWVYYRVEPSVLAAMGALLAGAGKTA from the coding sequence ATGTCGAATGTGAAGGTTCTGCCGCTGCTGGAGCCCGACGCCGTCGCGGCCTGCTGCCCGCCGCTGAACGAGCGCCCGATGTCGGCCGAGGAGGCCGAGGTCGCCGCGAAGATGTTCAAGGCCCTCGGTGACCCCGTGCGCCTGCGCCTGTTCTCCGCCGTCGCCTCCCACGAGGGCGGGGAGGCGTGCGTGTGCGACATCTCCGACGTCGGAGTCTCCCAGCCCACCGTCTCCCACCATCTGAAGAAGCTGAAGGAGGCCGGGCTGCTGTCCTCCGAGCGCCGCGGGACGTGGGTGTACTACCGGGTCGAGCCGTCCGTGCTCGCCGCCATGGGCGCCCTGCTGGCCGGCGCCGGGAAGACGGCGTGA
- a CDS encoding ArsR/SmtB family transcription factor produces the protein MMTSVDTDLMRILADPLRLRIVALLARETLCTTHLVEETGAKQTNLSNHMRVREAGVVETEPCGRYIYYRLRPEVIEALAGHFSDLAQTARATAEADLKRACS, from the coding sequence ATGATGACGTCAGTCGACACTGATCTGATGCGGATTCTGGCCGACCCTCTCAGGCTTCGGATCGTGGCTCTGCTCGCCCGCGAGACGCTCTGCACCACCCACCTGGTGGAGGAGACGGGCGCGAAGCAGACGAACCTCTCCAACCACATGAGGGTGCGGGAAGCGGGGGTCGTGGAGACGGAGCCGTGCGGCCGGTACATCTACTACCGCCTGCGCCCGGAGGTCATCGAAGCCCTCGCCGGCCACTTCTCCGACCTCGCTCAGACCGCGCGGGCCACCGCAGAAGCGGATCTCAAGCGGGCCTGCTCATGA
- a CDS encoding N-acetylmuramoyl-L-alanine amidase yields the protein MEDSPLTRRRLLWGAAGAAGTALAAVGLPQLMRPEEKVKPALPGPGHKVPVAAGPPATLRTDPSVDYAPAVWVEASESNYTVSDRPEAYPIEYVVIHLTTDILPVMFAKFKDAAERVSAHYMISATGTRIAQCVRERDVAWHSGSVWYNYRSIGIEHEGWTDQPVYTDKMYETSAVLTATICAKYDVPVDRDHILGHVEVPLSTHDDPGTVWDWDKYMNLVGTARRRIRT from the coding sequence ATGGAAGACAGCCCGCTGACCCGACGACGGCTGTTGTGGGGTGCTGCCGGCGCGGCGGGCACTGCTCTGGCCGCTGTCGGGCTGCCCCAGCTGATGAGACCCGAGGAGAAGGTGAAACCTGCGCTGCCGGGCCCCGGGCACAAGGTCCCCGTCGCCGCAGGGCCGCCTGCGACACTGCGAACGGACCCCTCGGTGGACTACGCCCCCGCCGTCTGGGTCGAAGCCTCCGAGTCCAACTACACGGTCTCCGACCGTCCCGAGGCGTATCCCATCGAATACGTCGTCATTCATCTGACAACGGACATCTTGCCGGTCATGTTCGCCAAGTTCAAGGACGCCGCCGAGAGGGTGTCCGCGCACTACATGATCAGCGCAACCGGCACGCGAATCGCCCAGTGCGTGCGCGAGCGCGACGTGGCCTGGCACTCCGGCAGCGTCTGGTACAACTACCGGAGCATCGGCATCGAGCACGAGGGCTGGACCGATCAGCCGGTCTACACCGACAAGATGTACGAGACGTCCGCGGTGCTCACGGCCACGATCTGCGCGAAGTACGACGTGCCGGTCGACCGGGACCACATTCTGGGCCACGTGGAGGTCCCGCTGTCCACTCACGACGACCCCGGGACCGTGTGGGACTGGGACAAGTACATGAATCTCGTCGGGACCGCGCGCCGGCGCATCAGGACCTGA
- a CDS encoding DUF7507 domain-containing protein, whose amino-acid sequence MTTPPAAPLRVALANGSFEQPAVTDVEILPDASQTQAAKRVPGWLTTASDRRIELWHSGFNGVPAADGAQFAELNANEVSTLYQDLPTTPGTKLYWRLYHRGRQGDDTMALDIGAPGSAVEQRRFTDGNTAWGYYTGTYTVPAGQTLTRFAFRSISAAGGNRSVGNFLDGIFFGTAPYVVLAKTAIPAGPLEVGDVVTYRITAKNEGGGGAENLIVSDVIPQDTTYLPGSLRIVDGPNAGAKSDAQGDDQAYYDAQADKVVFHLGNGASAVEGGSLPNTETLPAGTTVEYRAVIDRSGAGKQISNTATASYENRLGDTPEPLTSTSNEQVTQVKPAADLTVAKAADATTVTVGQTVTYRITVHNTGPNDATGVTATDQLPDGLTFLSADGPGSYAPATGQWTVGDLPEGATATLVLRAKATKAGLIGNTATATGNEKDPDTTNNTDTVSVCVEPAPSCCDPCAGQE is encoded by the coding sequence ATGACCACACCTCCCGCTGCTCCGCTCCGCGTAGCCCTGGCCAACGGCAGCTTCGAACAGCCTGCCGTGACCGATGTCGAAATCCTGCCGGACGCCTCACAGACGCAGGCGGCCAAGCGGGTCCCGGGCTGGCTCACCACTGCCTCCGACCGCAGGATCGAGCTGTGGCATTCGGGCTTCAACGGTGTACCGGCGGCCGACGGTGCCCAGTTCGCCGAGCTCAACGCCAATGAGGTGTCCACGCTCTACCAGGACCTGCCGACCACCCCCGGTACGAAGCTGTACTGGCGGCTGTACCACCGCGGGCGCCAGGGGGACGACACCATGGCACTGGACATCGGCGCTCCGGGCTCCGCGGTGGAGCAGAGGCGCTTCACCGACGGCAACACCGCCTGGGGCTACTACACCGGCACCTACACCGTCCCGGCAGGCCAGACGCTGACGCGCTTCGCCTTCCGTTCCATCTCGGCTGCCGGAGGCAACCGGAGCGTCGGCAACTTCCTGGACGGCATCTTCTTCGGCACCGCTCCCTACGTGGTGCTCGCCAAGACCGCCATTCCCGCGGGGCCGCTGGAGGTGGGCGACGTCGTCACGTACCGCATCACCGCGAAGAACGAAGGCGGCGGCGGGGCCGAGAACCTCATCGTGAGCGACGTGATCCCGCAGGACACGACGTACCTGCCCGGCTCCCTGCGCATCGTCGACGGCCCGAACGCCGGAGCGAAGAGCGACGCGCAAGGAGACGACCAGGCGTACTACGACGCCCAGGCGGACAAGGTCGTCTTCCATCTCGGCAACGGTGCTTCCGCCGTGGAAGGGGGCAGCCTGCCCAACACCGAGACCCTGCCGGCAGGTACCACGGTGGAGTACCGGGCCGTCATCGACCGGTCCGGCGCCGGCAAGCAGATCAGCAACACCGCAACCGCCTCCTACGAGAACCGGCTCGGTGACACGCCGGAGCCCCTGACGTCCACCTCCAACGAGCAGGTCACACAGGTCAAGCCGGCCGCCGACCTGACCGTGGCGAAGGCAGCCGACGCCACCACCGTCACCGTCGGCCAGACGGTGACCTACCGCATCACCGTCCACAACACCGGCCCCAACGACGCCACCGGCGTCACCGCCACCGACCAGCTCCCCGACGGCCTCACCTTCCTCTCCGCCGATGGCCCCGGAAGCTACGCCCCGGCCACCGGGCAGTGGACCGTGGGAGACCTGCCCGAGGGCGCCACCGCCACCCTCGTGCTGCGAGCGAAGGCCACCAAAGCCGGCCTGATCGGCAACACCGCCACCGCCACCGGCAACGAAAAGGACCCCGACACCACCAACAACACCGACACCGTCAGCGTCTGCGTCGAACCGGCCCCCTCCTGCTGCGACCCCTGCGCCGGCCAGGAATAG
- a CDS encoding aquaporin — MTATEPAASDVTAADMAPQPAPGATTPRTPLIARAAAELVGTAALVAVVVGSGIQATDVTDDVALQLLANSTATVFGLGVLIVLLGPVSGAHFNPAVTLAEWWTARRGGAGVTARELAVYVPSQIAGAIAGAILADAMFGEPLVKWSTHDRSAGNLLLGEVVATAGLILLVFGLARTDRLRFAPVAVASYIGAAYWFTSSTSFANPAVTIGRAFTDTFAGIAPASVPGFIGMQLIGAAVGLALVAVIFMRGQTDSGTPAA; from the coding sequence TTGACCGCCACCGAGCCCGCCGCGAGCGACGTCACGGCCGCCGATATGGCGCCGCAGCCCGCGCCCGGCGCGACTACGCCCCGTACCCCGTTGATCGCCCGCGCGGCCGCCGAGCTGGTCGGCACCGCCGCCCTGGTCGCGGTCGTGGTCGGCTCCGGCATCCAGGCCACCGACGTCACCGACGACGTCGCGCTGCAGCTGCTGGCCAACTCGACCGCCACCGTCTTCGGGCTCGGCGTACTGATCGTCCTCCTCGGCCCGGTCTCCGGTGCCCATTTCAACCCGGCCGTCACGCTGGCGGAGTGGTGGACCGCCCGCCGCGGCGGTGCCGGCGTCACCGCCCGCGAGCTCGCCGTGTACGTGCCGTCGCAGATCGCCGGCGCGATCGCGGGCGCGATCCTCGCGGACGCGATGTTCGGCGAACCGCTGGTGAAGTGGTCCACTCACGACCGCTCCGCCGGGAACCTCCTCCTCGGCGAGGTCGTGGCGACCGCGGGTCTGATCCTGCTGGTCTTCGGTCTGGCCCGCACCGACCGGCTCCGTTTCGCGCCCGTCGCCGTCGCCTCGTACATCGGCGCCGCCTACTGGTTCACCTCCTCCACCTCCTTCGCCAACCCGGCCGTCACCATCGGCCGCGCCTTCACCGACACTTTCGCGGGCATCGCCCCGGCCTCGGTGCCCGGCTTCATCGGCATGCAGCTGATCGGCGCCGCAGTGGGCCTGGCTCTGGTGGCGGTCATCTTCATGCGCGGCCAGACCGACTCCGGGACGCCTGCGGCATGA
- a CDS encoding GNAT family N-acetyltransferase: MTGVRIEELLPEHAEQVLHIYQSGIDEGNATFETQAPDWAAFDKAKLPGHRFVALDEDGRVSGWVAASAVSDRCAYAGVVEHSVYVHPDARGRGVARALLDALIASTETAGIWTVQSGIFPENTASLALHQRAGFRVIGTRERVGRHHGTWRDVILLERRSTVVV; encoded by the coding sequence GTGACCGGCGTGCGGATCGAGGAACTGCTGCCCGAGCACGCCGAGCAGGTGCTGCACATCTACCAGTCGGGGATCGACGAGGGCAACGCCACCTTCGAGACGCAGGCCCCCGACTGGGCCGCGTTCGACAAGGCCAAGCTGCCCGGCCACCGCTTCGTCGCCCTCGACGAGGACGGCCGGGTGTCGGGCTGGGTCGCGGCGAGCGCGGTCTCCGACCGGTGCGCGTACGCGGGCGTGGTCGAGCACTCCGTATACGTCCACCCCGACGCCCGCGGCCGCGGCGTCGCCCGCGCCCTGCTGGACGCCCTGATCGCCTCGACCGAGACCGCGGGCATCTGGACCGTCCAGTCCGGGATCTTCCCCGAGAACACCGCCAGCCTCGCCCTCCACCAGCGCGCGGGCTTCCGCGTCATCGGCACCCGCGAACGCGTCGGCCGCCACCACGGCACGTGGCGGGACGTGATCCTGTTGGAGCGCCGCAGCACCGTGGTTGTGTGA
- a CDS encoding arsenate reductase/protein-tyrosine-phosphatase family protein produces the protein MDPLNGIAMPTPSSPLLPDERPAAETARLANRFAGRFAPETVLDVLADSHTRLTEHARVGPHPVVPAERLDALAEAGVDLADAYLKPLTEEVVQASDYIITMGCGDACPYFPGKTYLDWQLEDPAGQGVEAVRPIRDEIKGLIEGLITEIDAKSKA, from the coding sequence TTGGATCCTTTGAACGGGATCGCCATGCCCACGCCCTCCTCGCCCCTCCTGCCGGACGAACGCCCGGCCGCCGAGACCGCCCGCCTCGCCAACCGATTCGCCGGCCGCTTCGCGCCGGAAACCGTGCTGGACGTGCTCGCCGACTCCCACACGCGTCTCACCGAGCACGCCCGGGTCGGCCCGCACCCGGTCGTGCCGGCCGAACGGCTCGACGCCCTCGCCGAGGCAGGCGTGGACCTGGCCGACGCCTACCTCAAGCCGCTCACCGAAGAAGTCGTCCAGGCGTCCGACTACATCATCACCATGGGCTGCGGGGACGCCTGCCCGTACTTCCCCGGCAAGACCTACCTCGACTGGCAGCTCGAAGACCCGGCCGGCCAGGGCGTCGAGGCCGTCCGCCCCATCCGCGACGAGATCAAGGGCCTCATCGAGGGCCTGATCACCGAGATCGACGCCAAGTCGAAGGCCTGA
- a CDS encoding M1 family metallopeptidase, with protein MIGCVKTSGRLAAFAVAGLLATLPACSESDGRGGAGARTGADTARPKAHGAPFRGGHPGAAGARDPYFPELGNGGYDVTHYALTLAYDPGSGRLKGTAEITAKATADLSAFNLDLLGMQVQSATVDGREAQVRQDGQELTLQPRDHLRKGAAFRSVVHYAGTPESITHDHGWREGWLRTDNGAVAFGEPTGSMSWFPGNHHPSDKASYDITVTVPKGVQAISNGRLRAQHTNGDRATFHWHQAEPMASHVATVAIGSYDIRTSRTRSGIPVVSAMDTTAGVDEDGAVLGRFPEIMEWAEGRFGPYPFSTAGVIVDQAADVPYALETQTRPTIPAGIFHTTNVVHEMAHQWFGNSVTPRTWRDMWLNEGFATYAEWLWTEDHGGASAQDHFDRNHAKAADDDEWDFPPAEPPSASDISGQPVYVRGAMVIHKIRQAVGDEGFRALVRGWTQSHRHGHASTRDFTSYVEARAGRDLDSIWDSWLYGDGKPS; from the coding sequence ATGATCGGCTGCGTGAAGACTTCCGGACGTCTGGCCGCCTTCGCGGTCGCGGGCCTGCTCGCCACCCTCCCCGCGTGCTCGGAGTCCGACGGCCGCGGTGGGGCGGGCGCCCGCACGGGCGCGGACACCGCTCGGCCGAAGGCGCATGGGGCGCCGTTCCGGGGCGGGCACCCCGGCGCCGCGGGCGCCCGTGACCCGTACTTCCCGGAGCTCGGCAACGGCGGCTACGACGTCACCCACTACGCCCTGACCCTGGCCTACGACCCCGGCAGCGGTCGCCTCAAGGGCACTGCGGAGATCACGGCGAAGGCCACTGCGGACCTCAGCGCCTTCAATCTCGACCTCCTCGGCATGCAGGTGCAGAGCGCCACCGTCGACGGCCGCGAGGCGCAGGTCCGGCAGGACGGTCAGGAGCTGACCCTGCAGCCGCGCGACCATCTCAGGAAGGGCGCCGCCTTCCGCAGCGTCGTGCACTACGCGGGCACGCCGGAGTCGATCACCCATGACCACGGCTGGCGCGAAGGCTGGTTGAGGACGGACAACGGAGCGGTGGCATTCGGTGAGCCGACGGGCTCGATGTCCTGGTTCCCGGGCAACCATCACCCCTCGGACAAGGCCTCGTACGACATCACCGTCACGGTCCCCAAGGGGGTGCAGGCGATCTCCAACGGGCGGCTTCGCGCCCAGCACACCAACGGCGACCGCGCCACCTTCCACTGGCACCAGGCCGAGCCCATGGCCAGCCACGTGGCGACCGTGGCCATCGGCAGCTACGACATCAGGACCTCCCGGACCCGGTCGGGCATCCCGGTCGTGTCGGCCATGGACACGACCGCGGGCGTGGACGAGGACGGAGCGGTCCTCGGCCGGTTCCCCGAGATCATGGAATGGGCCGAGGGGAGGTTCGGCCCCTACCCCTTCTCCACCGCCGGGGTGATCGTCGATCAGGCGGCCGATGTGCCCTACGCCCTGGAGACCCAGACCAGGCCGACCATTCCGGCCGGCATCTTCCACACCACCAACGTGGTGCACGAAATGGCCCACCAGTGGTTCGGCAACTCCGTCACCCCGCGAACCTGGCGGGACATGTGGCTCAACGAGGGCTTCGCGACCTATGCGGAGTGGCTGTGGACCGAAGACCACGGTGGGGCCAGCGCCCAGGACCACTTCGACCGCAACCACGCCAAGGCCGCGGACGACGACGAGTGGGACTTCCCGCCTGCCGAGCCGCCGAGCGCTTCGGACATCTCCGGCCAGCCGGTGTACGTGCGGGGCGCGATGGTGATCCACAAGATCCGCCAGGCCGTGGGCGACGAGGGCTTCCGTGCCCTGGTACGGGGCTGGACCCAGAGCCACCGCCACGGCCACGCCTCCACGCGGGACTTCACCTCGTACGTGGAGGCCAGGGCCGGCCGGGACCTCGACTCGATCTGGGACTCGTGGCTCTACGGCGACGGGAAGCCCTCGTGA
- a CDS encoding TIGR02391 family protein, with translation MTVGTSRMSNRGDQKDILAGAQVVEQILHRVLPTPRRSRLRLMQDDRSDTYRSIHRGAAAVAEGSFAALRNPHSHADGLLERAQHEALTAGQDQASREAISRAASRAVRPTPIRVAEAGPVQSP, from the coding sequence ATGACCGTCGGCACCTCCCGCATGTCCAACCGCGGGGACCAGAAGGACATCCTGGCCGGCGCCCAGGTGGTCGAGCAGATTCTGCACCGTGTCCTGCCAACGCCGAGACGCAGCCGCCTACGGCTGATGCAGGACGACCGCAGCGACACCTACCGCAGCATCCACCGCGGCGCTGCGGCTGTCGCCGAGGGCTCCTTCGCAGCCCTCCGCAATCCGCACAGCCACGCCGACGGCCTGCTCGAACGTGCCCAGCACGAGGCGCTGACGGCAGGGCAGGATCAGGCGAGCAGGGAGGCGATCTCGCGGGCGGCTTCGCGAGCGGTGCGGCCCACGCCGATCAGGGTGGCGGAGGCCGGGCCGGTCCAGTCGCCGTAG